In Ciconia boyciana chromosome 12, ASM3463844v1, whole genome shotgun sequence, a genomic segment contains:
- the TEX11 gene encoding testis-expressed protein 11 isoform X5, which translates to MAGERLAAVEGLVRELLREEAPSRIAALTEELFQAAGSISEEGGSAAEVELRLPGPMPLSSTPEEMGVPRASHHRAALAQVEEGAISLWNWAVTKHAGSVVNDEQRAKLRFVACRLVCLCEGSDPPEGTIRRQILMSMKTGKGWIDIGKADLADRFLEIAMSSIEKLYAKLLKGSDGEADIHVHKADVEKNLFKVLSYQAESSQPLASHNEAVAQGDFQKAVMCMQRCKDMLMKLPKEACYLSILCYNFGVETYEWKRYEESSFWLSQSYDIGKMDMKYSVGKEMQAKVLRLLATAYFEWDCNLYLDQALKAISLANQENLHPAGVFLKVKILLKSGASDEDINSAVAEFLHHELSLDFCLNTAKLLLEHGRESVGFDFLKSIPERFESSPDLGKITLLHIEFLLQNERELLAKQKVEEIIIGHYTGKQLLPEALNQLHIILWDRAAKHYEAKSYSEALHWYKYSVSFYTPGQIDQNLAKLQRNMASCYLHLKQVDKAKEAIKEAERCDPNGIFTKFIVYKIAVMEKDTDKAVEAVIEMGKLAEKPSQHENKLRVDENTGTNLLSLAAQIAFENEQQVVAIKALEYLSEHLQDCRQLFAALKCLVRLTLSKVMAENEEKRDEDINSMLTYLTLAWNLAVQFRGCPEKMRDFFLLSFKLSQFCPSDKAVLIAQKTCLLMAAAVDLEMGRQEVTPSEQTELLTQALQHLQACKEIWKVLKLTGDFAKDPTDTLLLLYEFEARSKLNDPTLHNLMESVWEQPQIEVKTLEIIASLAMESPARYPVLCKKALKSALNLHRKQTVIDAVKFSKCLHSLINLSLPTGLTDLDACVLQEVWDYFEDALSVVSSTDAYPEMEILWLMTRAWNTGIFQYTVGKYKEAEQWCGLGMHFLNHLGSLKKSYEGHFLAGAPTLIATQCSLAGVWNHHSFSFMHELAIKSWLQLL; encoded by the exons GTTGAAGAGGGTGCAATAAGCCTGTGGAACTGGGCTGTGACCAAACACGCGGGTTCTGTTGTCAATGATGAGCAAAGAGCTAAAT TACGGTTTGTTGCTTGCAGACTGGTGTGCCTTTGTGAAGGCAGTGATCCTCCGGAGGGAACCATTCGAAGACAGATTTTG atGTCTATGAAAACTGGGAAAGGATGGATAGATATTGGAAAAGCTGATCTTGCTGATCGATTTCTAGAGATTGCCATGAGT agtataGAAAAACTGTATGCGAAGTTACTTAAGGGGAGCGATGGTGAAGCAGATATTCACGTGCACAAAGCTGATGTGGAGAAGAACCTCTTCAAAGTACTCTCTTATCAGGCTGAATCA tctcAACCTCTGGCATCACACAATGAG GCAGTTGCTCAAGGGGATTTTCAAAAAGCGGTGATGTGCATGCAGCGCTGCAAAGATATGTTGATGAAATTGCCAAAAGAG GCGTGTTACCTGTCAATCCTCTGTTACAATTTTGGAGTGGAAACCTATGAATGGAAGAGGTATGAAGAGAGCTCCTTCTGGCTCAG CCAGAGTTATGACATTGGGAAGATGGACATGAAATATTCGGTTGGCAAAGAAATGCAG gctAAAGTGCTGCGATTGTTAGCTACAGCCTATTTCGAGTGGGACTGCAATCTGTATCTTGACCAGGCACTGAAAGCTATAAGCTTGGCAAATCAG GAGAATTTGCATCcagcaggggtttttttgaaagttaaaattCTTCTTAAAAGTGGAGCATCAGATGAAGATATCAACTCAG CTGTTGCAGAATTCCTGCACCATGAGCTGTCTTTAGACTTTTGTTTGAATACTGCCAAACTGCTGCTGGAGCATGGAAG GGAATCagttggttttgattttctgaaATCCATTCCTGAACGGTTTGAATCTTCACCTGACCTTGGAAAAATTACCCTGCTCCACATCGAGTTCCTGTTGCAGAATGAGAGAGAGCTGCTTGCTAAGCAAAAGGTTGAAGAAATTATTATAG GTCATTATACTGGGAAACAGCTGTTGCCTGAAGCCTTGAACCAGCTGCACATCATCTTGTGGGACAGAGCTGCCAAACATTATGAG GCAAAAAGCTATTCTGAAGCTCTTCACTGGTACAAATATTCTGTCAGCTTCTACACACCTGGGCAGATAGATCAGAACTTGGCTAAGCTGCAGAGGAACATGGCTTCTTGCTATCTTCATCTGAAACAAGTTGACAAG GCTAAAGAGGCAATTAAAGAAGCAGAGAGGTGTGATCCAAATGGCATCTTTACTAAATTCATTGTCTACAAGATTGCAGTGATGGAGAAAGATACTGATAAAG CTGTGGAAGCAGTTATTGAAATGGGGAAGCTAGCAGAAAAGCCATCTCAACATGAAAACAAGCTGAGAGTGGATGAAAATACAGGCACTAACCTCCTGAGTTTAGCTGCCCAGATTGCTTTCGAG aatgaaCAACAAGTTGTGGCTATCAAAGCTTTGGAGTATTTGTCTGAACATTTACAGGACTGCCGACAATTATTTGCAGCTTTAAA ATGTTTGGTTCGTCTTACGTTGTCAAAGGTCAtggcagaaaatgaagagaaaag AGATGAAGATATAAACTCAATGCTGACTTACTTGACCTTGg CTTGGAACTTAGCTGTACAGTTCAGGGGCTGCCCTGAAAAgatgagggatttttttctactgtcttTCAAG TTGTCCCAGTTTTGTCCTTCTGACAAAGCTGTTCTAATTGCTCAGAAGACGTGCCTGTTAATGGCAGCTGCAGTTGATCTGGAAATGGGGAGACAAGAAGTAACACCTTCTGAACAG aCGGAACTTTTGACTCAGGCCCTTCAACATCTCCAGGCATGCAAGGAGATATGGAAAGTTCTGAAATTAACAG GAGATTTTGCTAAAGACCCAACAGACACATTGTTGCTGCTTTATGAATTTGAAGCAAGATCCAAACTGAATGATCCAACACTCCATAACCTTATGGAGTCAGTATGGGAGCAACCACAAATAGAGGTCAAGACGCTAGAAATCATTGCAT catTAGCAATGGAATCTCCAGCTCGGTATCCTGTACTGTGTAAGAAAGCTCTCAAGAGTGCACTAAACCTTCACAGAAAGCAGACTGTCATTGATGCTGTGAAATTTAG CAAATGCTTACATAGCTTGATTAATCTTTCTTTGCCGACTGGATTAACAGACTTGGATGCCTGTGTACTGCAGGAGGTGTGGGACTACTTTGAAGATGCGCTGAGCGTAGTCAGCAGCACA GATGCTTACCCAGAGATGGAGATCCTTTGGTTGATGACGAGAGCCTGGAATACAGGAATATTTCAGTATACTGTTGGTAAATATAAGGAAGCTGAGCAGTGGTGTGGATTAGGAATGCATTTCCTCAATCACTTAGGATCGCTGAAGAAAAGCTATGAAGGCCAT TTTTTGGCTGGTGCTCCTACCTTGATTGCAACACAGTGCAGCCTGGCTGGTGTATGGAATCATCATTCATTCTCTTTTATGCATGAACTGGCAATCAAAAGCTGGTTGCAACTTTTGTAG
- the TEX11 gene encoding testis-expressed protein 11 isoform X6, whose amino-acid sequence MAGERLAAVEGLVRELLREEAPSRIAALTEELFQAAGSISEEGGSAAEVELRLPGPMPLSSTPEEMGVPRASHHRAALAQVEEGAISLWNWAVTKHAGSVVNDEQRAKLRFVACRLVCLCEGSDPPEGTIRRQILMSMKTGKGWIDIGKADLADRFLEIAMSSIEKLYAKLLKGSDGEADIHVHKADVEKNLFKVLSYQAESSQPLASHNEAVAQGDFQKAVMCMQRCKDMLMKLPKEACYLSILCYNFGVETYEWKRYEESSFWLSQSYDIGKMDMKYSVGKEMQAKVLRLLATAYFEWDCNLYLDQALKAISLANQENLHPAGVFLKVKILLKSGASDEDINSAVAEFLHHELSLDFCLNTAKLLLEHGRESVGFDFLKSIPERFESSPDLGKITLLHIEFLLQNERELLAKQKVEEIIIGHYTGKQLLPEALNQLHIILWDRAAKHYEAKSYSEALHWYKYSVSFYTPGQIDQNLAKLQRNMASCYLHLKQVDKAKEAIKEAERCDPNGIFTKFIVYKIAVMEKDTDKAVEAVIEMGKLAEKPSQHENKLRVDENTGTNLLSLAAQIAFENEQQVVAIKALEYLSEHLQDCRQLFAALKCLVRLTLSKVMAENEEKRDEDINSMLTYLTLAHKRLAESFTEGKFTGDMRILEAHWFRKVAWNLAVQFRGCPEKMRDFFLLSFKLSQFCPSDKAVLIAQKTCLLMAAAVDLEMGRQEVTPSEQTELLTQALQHLQACKEIWKVLKLTGDFAKDPTDTLLLLYEFEARSKLNDPTLHNLMESVWEQPQIEVKTLEIIAYLDACVLQEVWDYFEDALSVVSSTDAYPEMEILWLMTRAWNTGIFQYTVGKYKEAEQWCGLGMHFLNHLGSLKKSYEGHFLAGAPTLIATQCSLAGVWNHHSFSFMHELAIKSWLQLL is encoded by the exons GTTGAAGAGGGTGCAATAAGCCTGTGGAACTGGGCTGTGACCAAACACGCGGGTTCTGTTGTCAATGATGAGCAAAGAGCTAAAT TACGGTTTGTTGCTTGCAGACTGGTGTGCCTTTGTGAAGGCAGTGATCCTCCGGAGGGAACCATTCGAAGACAGATTTTG atGTCTATGAAAACTGGGAAAGGATGGATAGATATTGGAAAAGCTGATCTTGCTGATCGATTTCTAGAGATTGCCATGAGT agtataGAAAAACTGTATGCGAAGTTACTTAAGGGGAGCGATGGTGAAGCAGATATTCACGTGCACAAAGCTGATGTGGAGAAGAACCTCTTCAAAGTACTCTCTTATCAGGCTGAATCA tctcAACCTCTGGCATCACACAATGAG GCAGTTGCTCAAGGGGATTTTCAAAAAGCGGTGATGTGCATGCAGCGCTGCAAAGATATGTTGATGAAATTGCCAAAAGAG GCGTGTTACCTGTCAATCCTCTGTTACAATTTTGGAGTGGAAACCTATGAATGGAAGAGGTATGAAGAGAGCTCCTTCTGGCTCAG CCAGAGTTATGACATTGGGAAGATGGACATGAAATATTCGGTTGGCAAAGAAATGCAG gctAAAGTGCTGCGATTGTTAGCTACAGCCTATTTCGAGTGGGACTGCAATCTGTATCTTGACCAGGCACTGAAAGCTATAAGCTTGGCAAATCAG GAGAATTTGCATCcagcaggggtttttttgaaagttaaaattCTTCTTAAAAGTGGAGCATCAGATGAAGATATCAACTCAG CTGTTGCAGAATTCCTGCACCATGAGCTGTCTTTAGACTTTTGTTTGAATACTGCCAAACTGCTGCTGGAGCATGGAAG GGAATCagttggttttgattttctgaaATCCATTCCTGAACGGTTTGAATCTTCACCTGACCTTGGAAAAATTACCCTGCTCCACATCGAGTTCCTGTTGCAGAATGAGAGAGAGCTGCTTGCTAAGCAAAAGGTTGAAGAAATTATTATAG GTCATTATACTGGGAAACAGCTGTTGCCTGAAGCCTTGAACCAGCTGCACATCATCTTGTGGGACAGAGCTGCCAAACATTATGAG GCAAAAAGCTATTCTGAAGCTCTTCACTGGTACAAATATTCTGTCAGCTTCTACACACCTGGGCAGATAGATCAGAACTTGGCTAAGCTGCAGAGGAACATGGCTTCTTGCTATCTTCATCTGAAACAAGTTGACAAG GCTAAAGAGGCAATTAAAGAAGCAGAGAGGTGTGATCCAAATGGCATCTTTACTAAATTCATTGTCTACAAGATTGCAGTGATGGAGAAAGATACTGATAAAG CTGTGGAAGCAGTTATTGAAATGGGGAAGCTAGCAGAAAAGCCATCTCAACATGAAAACAAGCTGAGAGTGGATGAAAATACAGGCACTAACCTCCTGAGTTTAGCTGCCCAGATTGCTTTCGAG aatgaaCAACAAGTTGTGGCTATCAAAGCTTTGGAGTATTTGTCTGAACATTTACAGGACTGCCGACAATTATTTGCAGCTTTAAA ATGTTTGGTTCGTCTTACGTTGTCAAAGGTCAtggcagaaaatgaagagaaaag AGATGAAGATATAAACTCAATGCTGACTTACTTGACCTTGg CTCACAAGAGGCTTGCTGAATCTTTCACAGAAGGGAAATTTACAGGGGACATGAGGATCCTTGAAGCTCACTGGTTTAGAAAAGTTG CTTGGAACTTAGCTGTACAGTTCAGGGGCTGCCCTGAAAAgatgagggatttttttctactgtcttTCAAG TTGTCCCAGTTTTGTCCTTCTGACAAAGCTGTTCTAATTGCTCAGAAGACGTGCCTGTTAATGGCAGCTGCAGTTGATCTGGAAATGGGGAGACAAGAAGTAACACCTTCTGAACAG aCGGAACTTTTGACTCAGGCCCTTCAACATCTCCAGGCATGCAAGGAGATATGGAAAGTTCTGAAATTAACAG GAGATTTTGCTAAAGACCCAACAGACACATTGTTGCTGCTTTATGAATTTGAAGCAAGATCCAAACTGAATGATCCAACACTCCATAACCTTATGGAGTCAGTATGGGAGCAACCACAAATAGAGGTCAAGACGCTAGAAATCATTGCAT ACTTGGATGCCTGTGTACTGCAGGAGGTGTGGGACTACTTTGAAGATGCGCTGAGCGTAGTCAGCAGCACA GATGCTTACCCAGAGATGGAGATCCTTTGGTTGATGACGAGAGCCTGGAATACAGGAATATTTCAGTATACTGTTGGTAAATATAAGGAAGCTGAGCAGTGGTGTGGATTAGGAATGCATTTCCTCAATCACTTAGGATCGCTGAAGAAAAGCTATGAAGGCCAT TTTTTGGCTGGTGCTCCTACCTTGATTGCAACACAGTGCAGCCTGGCTGGTGTATGGAATCATCATTCATTCTCTTTTATGCATGAACTGGCAATCAAAAGCTGGTTGCAACTTTTGTAG
- the TEX11 gene encoding testis-expressed protein 11 isoform X8 has translation MSMKTGKGWIDIGKADLADRFLEIAMSSIEKLYAKLLKGSDGEADIHVHKADVEKNLFKVLSYQAESSQPLASHNEAVAQGDFQKAVMCMQRCKDMLMKLPKEACYLSILCYNFGVETYEWKRYEESSFWLSQSYDIGKMDMKYSVGKEMQAKVLRLLATAYFEWDCNLYLDQALKAISLANQENLHPAGVFLKVKILLKSGASDEDINSAVAEFLHHELSLDFCLNTAKLLLEHGRESVGFDFLKSIPERFESSPDLGKITLLHIEFLLQNERELLAKQKVEEIIIGHYTGKQLLPEALNQLHIILWDRAAKHYEAKSYSEALHWYKYSVSFYTPGQIDQNLAKLQRNMASCYLHLKQVDKAKEAIKEAERCDPNGIFTKFIVYKIAVMEKDTDKAVEAVIEMGKLAEKPSQHENKLRVDENTGTNLLSLAAQIAFENEQQVVAIKALEYLSEHLQDCRQLFAALKCLVRLTLSKVMAENEEKRDEDINSMLTYLTLAHKRLAESFTEGKFTGDMRILEAHWFRKVAWNLAVQFRGCPEKMRDFFLLSFKLSQFCPSDKAVLIAQKTCLLMAAAVDLEMGRQEVTPSEQTELLTQALQHLQACKEIWKVLKLTGDFAKDPTDTLLLLYEFEARSKLNDPTLHNLMESVWEQPQIEVKTLEIIASLAMESPARYPVLCKKALKSALNLHRKQTVIDAVKFSKCLHSLINLSLPTGLTDLDACVLQEVWDYFEDALSVVSSTDAYPEMEILWLMTRAWNTGIFQYTVGKYKEAEQWCGLGMHFLNHLGSLKKSYEGHFLAGAPTLIATQCSLAGVWNHHSFSFMHELAIKSWLQLL, from the exons atGTCTATGAAAACTGGGAAAGGATGGATAGATATTGGAAAAGCTGATCTTGCTGATCGATTTCTAGAGATTGCCATGAGT agtataGAAAAACTGTATGCGAAGTTACTTAAGGGGAGCGATGGTGAAGCAGATATTCACGTGCACAAAGCTGATGTGGAGAAGAACCTCTTCAAAGTACTCTCTTATCAGGCTGAATCA tctcAACCTCTGGCATCACACAATGAG GCAGTTGCTCAAGGGGATTTTCAAAAAGCGGTGATGTGCATGCAGCGCTGCAAAGATATGTTGATGAAATTGCCAAAAGAG GCGTGTTACCTGTCAATCCTCTGTTACAATTTTGGAGTGGAAACCTATGAATGGAAGAGGTATGAAGAGAGCTCCTTCTGGCTCAG CCAGAGTTATGACATTGGGAAGATGGACATGAAATATTCGGTTGGCAAAGAAATGCAG gctAAAGTGCTGCGATTGTTAGCTACAGCCTATTTCGAGTGGGACTGCAATCTGTATCTTGACCAGGCACTGAAAGCTATAAGCTTGGCAAATCAG GAGAATTTGCATCcagcaggggtttttttgaaagttaaaattCTTCTTAAAAGTGGAGCATCAGATGAAGATATCAACTCAG CTGTTGCAGAATTCCTGCACCATGAGCTGTCTTTAGACTTTTGTTTGAATACTGCCAAACTGCTGCTGGAGCATGGAAG GGAATCagttggttttgattttctgaaATCCATTCCTGAACGGTTTGAATCTTCACCTGACCTTGGAAAAATTACCCTGCTCCACATCGAGTTCCTGTTGCAGAATGAGAGAGAGCTGCTTGCTAAGCAAAAGGTTGAAGAAATTATTATAG GTCATTATACTGGGAAACAGCTGTTGCCTGAAGCCTTGAACCAGCTGCACATCATCTTGTGGGACAGAGCTGCCAAACATTATGAG GCAAAAAGCTATTCTGAAGCTCTTCACTGGTACAAATATTCTGTCAGCTTCTACACACCTGGGCAGATAGATCAGAACTTGGCTAAGCTGCAGAGGAACATGGCTTCTTGCTATCTTCATCTGAAACAAGTTGACAAG GCTAAAGAGGCAATTAAAGAAGCAGAGAGGTGTGATCCAAATGGCATCTTTACTAAATTCATTGTCTACAAGATTGCAGTGATGGAGAAAGATACTGATAAAG CTGTGGAAGCAGTTATTGAAATGGGGAAGCTAGCAGAAAAGCCATCTCAACATGAAAACAAGCTGAGAGTGGATGAAAATACAGGCACTAACCTCCTGAGTTTAGCTGCCCAGATTGCTTTCGAG aatgaaCAACAAGTTGTGGCTATCAAAGCTTTGGAGTATTTGTCTGAACATTTACAGGACTGCCGACAATTATTTGCAGCTTTAAA ATGTTTGGTTCGTCTTACGTTGTCAAAGGTCAtggcagaaaatgaagagaaaag AGATGAAGATATAAACTCAATGCTGACTTACTTGACCTTGg CTCACAAGAGGCTTGCTGAATCTTTCACAGAAGGGAAATTTACAGGGGACATGAGGATCCTTGAAGCTCACTGGTTTAGAAAAGTTG CTTGGAACTTAGCTGTACAGTTCAGGGGCTGCCCTGAAAAgatgagggatttttttctactgtcttTCAAG TTGTCCCAGTTTTGTCCTTCTGACAAAGCTGTTCTAATTGCTCAGAAGACGTGCCTGTTAATGGCAGCTGCAGTTGATCTGGAAATGGGGAGACAAGAAGTAACACCTTCTGAACAG aCGGAACTTTTGACTCAGGCCCTTCAACATCTCCAGGCATGCAAGGAGATATGGAAAGTTCTGAAATTAACAG GAGATTTTGCTAAAGACCCAACAGACACATTGTTGCTGCTTTATGAATTTGAAGCAAGATCCAAACTGAATGATCCAACACTCCATAACCTTATGGAGTCAGTATGGGAGCAACCACAAATAGAGGTCAAGACGCTAGAAATCATTGCAT catTAGCAATGGAATCTCCAGCTCGGTATCCTGTACTGTGTAAGAAAGCTCTCAAGAGTGCACTAAACCTTCACAGAAAGCAGACTGTCATTGATGCTGTGAAATTTAG CAAATGCTTACATAGCTTGATTAATCTTTCTTTGCCGACTGGATTAACAGACTTGGATGCCTGTGTACTGCAGGAGGTGTGGGACTACTTTGAAGATGCGCTGAGCGTAGTCAGCAGCACA GATGCTTACCCAGAGATGGAGATCCTTTGGTTGATGACGAGAGCCTGGAATACAGGAATATTTCAGTATACTGTTGGTAAATATAAGGAAGCTGAGCAGTGGTGTGGATTAGGAATGCATTTCCTCAATCACTTAGGATCGCTGAAGAAAAGCTATGAAGGCCAT TTTTTGGCTGGTGCTCCTACCTTGATTGCAACACAGTGCAGCCTGGCTGGTGTATGGAATCATCATTCATTCTCTTTTATGCATGAACTGGCAATCAAAAGCTGGTTGCAACTTTTGTAG
- the TEX11 gene encoding testis-expressed protein 11 isoform X1: MAGERLAAVEGLVRELLREEAPSRIAALTEELFQAAGSISEEGGSAAEVELRLPGPMPLSSTPEEMGVPRASHHRAALAQVEEGAISLWNWAVTKHAGSVVNDEQRAKLRFVACRLVCLCEGSDPPEGTIRRQILMSMKTGKGWIDIGKADLADRFLEIAMSSIEKLYAKLLKGSDGEADIHVHKADVEKNLFKVLSYQAESSQPLASHNEAVAQGDFQKAVMCMQRCKDMLMKLPKEACYLSILCYNFGVETYEWKRYEESSFWLSQSYDIGKMDMKYSVGKEMQAKVLRLLATAYFEWDCNLYLDQALKAISLANQENLHPAGVFLKVKILLKSGASDEDINSAVAEFLHHELSLDFCLNTAKLLLEHGRESVGFDFLKSIPERFESSPDLGKITLLHIEFLLQNERELLAKQKVEEIIIGHYTGKQLLPEALNQLHIILWDRAAKHYEAKSYSEALHWYKYSVSFYTPGQIDQNLAKLQRNMASCYLHLKQVDKAKEAIKEAERCDPNGIFTKFIVYKIAVMEKDTDKAVEAVIEMGKLAEKPSQHENKLRVDENTGTNLLSLAAQIAFENEQQVVAIKALEYLSEHLQDCRQLFAALKCLVRLTLSKVMAENEEKRDEDINSMLTYLTLAHKRLAESFTEGKFTGDMRILEAHWFRKVAWNLAVQFRGCPEKMRDFFLLSFKLSQFCPSDKAVLIAQKTCLLMAAAVDLEMGRQEVTPSEQTELLTQALQHLQACKEIWKVLKLTGDFAKDPTDTLLLLYEFEARSKLNDPTLHNLMESVWEQPQIEVKTLEIIASLAMESPARYPVLCKKALKSALNLHRKQTVIDAVKFSKCLHSLINLSLPTGLTDLDACVLQEVWDYFEDALSVVSSTDAYPEMEILWLMTRAWNTGIFQYTVGKYKEAEQWCGLGMHFLNHLGSLKKSYEGHFLAGAPTLIATQCSLAGVWNHHSFSFMHELAIKSWLQLL, translated from the exons GTTGAAGAGGGTGCAATAAGCCTGTGGAACTGGGCTGTGACCAAACACGCGGGTTCTGTTGTCAATGATGAGCAAAGAGCTAAAT TACGGTTTGTTGCTTGCAGACTGGTGTGCCTTTGTGAAGGCAGTGATCCTCCGGAGGGAACCATTCGAAGACAGATTTTG atGTCTATGAAAACTGGGAAAGGATGGATAGATATTGGAAAAGCTGATCTTGCTGATCGATTTCTAGAGATTGCCATGAGT agtataGAAAAACTGTATGCGAAGTTACTTAAGGGGAGCGATGGTGAAGCAGATATTCACGTGCACAAAGCTGATGTGGAGAAGAACCTCTTCAAAGTACTCTCTTATCAGGCTGAATCA tctcAACCTCTGGCATCACACAATGAG GCAGTTGCTCAAGGGGATTTTCAAAAAGCGGTGATGTGCATGCAGCGCTGCAAAGATATGTTGATGAAATTGCCAAAAGAG GCGTGTTACCTGTCAATCCTCTGTTACAATTTTGGAGTGGAAACCTATGAATGGAAGAGGTATGAAGAGAGCTCCTTCTGGCTCAG CCAGAGTTATGACATTGGGAAGATGGACATGAAATATTCGGTTGGCAAAGAAATGCAG gctAAAGTGCTGCGATTGTTAGCTACAGCCTATTTCGAGTGGGACTGCAATCTGTATCTTGACCAGGCACTGAAAGCTATAAGCTTGGCAAATCAG GAGAATTTGCATCcagcaggggtttttttgaaagttaaaattCTTCTTAAAAGTGGAGCATCAGATGAAGATATCAACTCAG CTGTTGCAGAATTCCTGCACCATGAGCTGTCTTTAGACTTTTGTTTGAATACTGCCAAACTGCTGCTGGAGCATGGAAG GGAATCagttggttttgattttctgaaATCCATTCCTGAACGGTTTGAATCTTCACCTGACCTTGGAAAAATTACCCTGCTCCACATCGAGTTCCTGTTGCAGAATGAGAGAGAGCTGCTTGCTAAGCAAAAGGTTGAAGAAATTATTATAG GTCATTATACTGGGAAACAGCTGTTGCCTGAAGCCTTGAACCAGCTGCACATCATCTTGTGGGACAGAGCTGCCAAACATTATGAG GCAAAAAGCTATTCTGAAGCTCTTCACTGGTACAAATATTCTGTCAGCTTCTACACACCTGGGCAGATAGATCAGAACTTGGCTAAGCTGCAGAGGAACATGGCTTCTTGCTATCTTCATCTGAAACAAGTTGACAAG GCTAAAGAGGCAATTAAAGAAGCAGAGAGGTGTGATCCAAATGGCATCTTTACTAAATTCATTGTCTACAAGATTGCAGTGATGGAGAAAGATACTGATAAAG CTGTGGAAGCAGTTATTGAAATGGGGAAGCTAGCAGAAAAGCCATCTCAACATGAAAACAAGCTGAGAGTGGATGAAAATACAGGCACTAACCTCCTGAGTTTAGCTGCCCAGATTGCTTTCGAG aatgaaCAACAAGTTGTGGCTATCAAAGCTTTGGAGTATTTGTCTGAACATTTACAGGACTGCCGACAATTATTTGCAGCTTTAAA ATGTTTGGTTCGTCTTACGTTGTCAAAGGTCAtggcagaaaatgaagagaaaag AGATGAAGATATAAACTCAATGCTGACTTACTTGACCTTGg CTCACAAGAGGCTTGCTGAATCTTTCACAGAAGGGAAATTTACAGGGGACATGAGGATCCTTGAAGCTCACTGGTTTAGAAAAGTTG CTTGGAACTTAGCTGTACAGTTCAGGGGCTGCCCTGAAAAgatgagggatttttttctactgtcttTCAAG TTGTCCCAGTTTTGTCCTTCTGACAAAGCTGTTCTAATTGCTCAGAAGACGTGCCTGTTAATGGCAGCTGCAGTTGATCTGGAAATGGGGAGACAAGAAGTAACACCTTCTGAACAG aCGGAACTTTTGACTCAGGCCCTTCAACATCTCCAGGCATGCAAGGAGATATGGAAAGTTCTGAAATTAACAG GAGATTTTGCTAAAGACCCAACAGACACATTGTTGCTGCTTTATGAATTTGAAGCAAGATCCAAACTGAATGATCCAACACTCCATAACCTTATGGAGTCAGTATGGGAGCAACCACAAATAGAGGTCAAGACGCTAGAAATCATTGCAT catTAGCAATGGAATCTCCAGCTCGGTATCCTGTACTGTGTAAGAAAGCTCTCAAGAGTGCACTAAACCTTCACAGAAAGCAGACTGTCATTGATGCTGTGAAATTTAG CAAATGCTTACATAGCTTGATTAATCTTTCTTTGCCGACTGGATTAACAGACTTGGATGCCTGTGTACTGCAGGAGGTGTGGGACTACTTTGAAGATGCGCTGAGCGTAGTCAGCAGCACA GATGCTTACCCAGAGATGGAGATCCTTTGGTTGATGACGAGAGCCTGGAATACAGGAATATTTCAGTATACTGTTGGTAAATATAAGGAAGCTGAGCAGTGGTGTGGATTAGGAATGCATTTCCTCAATCACTTAGGATCGCTGAAGAAAAGCTATGAAGGCCAT TTTTTGGCTGGTGCTCCTACCTTGATTGCAACACAGTGCAGCCTGGCTGGTGTATGGAATCATCATTCATTCTCTTTTATGCATGAACTGGCAATCAAAAGCTGGTTGCAACTTTTGTAG